A part of Bdellovibrionota bacterium genomic DNA contains:
- a CDS encoding VOC family protein, with protein sequence MIDHICIRVTNYGKTKAFYEKALKPLGLKLNEEYEGTMGGFGADGKSFLWVIQGEPLTRATHVAFTSRDRKGVDQFYAAAIAAGGKDNGKPGPRPQYSENYYGAFVLDPDGNNIEAVCHKAK encoded by the coding sequence ATGATTGATCATATCTGCATACGCGTCACGAACTACGGCAAGACGAAAGCATTCTACGAGAAAGCCCTGAAACCCTTGGGACTCAAGCTCAACGAAGAGTACGAGGGAACGATGGGGGGCTTCGGAGCGGACGGAAAATCCTTTTTGTGGGTCATCCAAGGGGAACCGTTGACCCGCGCGACTCATGTGGCGTTCACCAGCCGGGACCGCAAAGGCGTGGATCAATTCTATGCCGCGGCGATAGCGGCGGGAGGAAAAGACAACGGGAAGCCGGGCCCACGTCCTCAGTACAGCGAAAATTATTACGGAGCGTTCGTCTTGGATCCTGACGGCAATAATATCGAAGCGGTGTGCCATAAGGCGAAATAA
- a CDS encoding PilZ domain-containing protein, with the protein MARNEKRRAARVPVSMNVEGFAGSNTLGFGYAQNISESGLSVDAQALEDRRPLPGVGSKIRMRFKIPNADVVVTAQGKVVRVDLGATSPLFALEFVEMEPDFREAIRRYVEGVSKIR; encoded by the coding sequence GTGGCACGGAACGAAAAAAGGCGCGCGGCTAGGGTCCCGGTGTCGATGAACGTCGAAGGCTTTGCCGGGTCAAATACGCTCGGTTTTGGTTACGCCCAAAACATTTCGGAGTCCGGCCTTTCGGTCGACGCCCAGGCCCTGGAAGATAGGCGGCCGTTACCGGGCGTGGGTTCCAAAATCCGAATGCGATTCAAAATTCCGAATGCGGACGTGGTGGTCACCGCTCAGGGGAAAGTCGTGCGCGTCGATCTGGGAGCGACGTCACCTTTATTTGCTCTGGAATTTGTGGAAATGGAACCGGACTTTCGTGAAGCGATACGCCGATACGTTGAAGGCGTTTCCAAAATTCGGTGA
- a CDS encoding ZIP family metal transporter — protein MAAILYNGFIVLVIWMAAWFAGWRRDNGQSVRLIISFSAGIFLGVCFLHMIPESAHLLGDKVGLFVLVGYLTLYLLERFIMVHPCEEDACDYHRVGLAAFFGLSLHSLINGLALGSSLLIPGLGFAVFFATLAHKGPESFSLTSLLILGHRSKAQVLTYLAVFSVMVPIGTVIALVGLEPFGQKVIGAAVAVSAGIFLQIATGDLLPEMHHSGGHRFAGLFLFLLGIGLAMAGHWIGG, from the coding sequence ATGGCGGCCATTCTCTACAACGGTTTCATTGTACTGGTGATCTGGATGGCCGCATGGTTTGCCGGATGGCGGCGTGATAACGGGCAATCCGTTCGCTTGATCATCAGTTTCTCGGCCGGGATATTTTTGGGAGTCTGTTTTCTCCATATGATTCCGGAATCGGCCCACCTTCTGGGAGACAAGGTCGGTCTCTTTGTCCTGGTCGGCTATCTGACGCTTTATCTTCTGGAGCGCTTCATCATGGTGCATCCGTGCGAAGAGGACGCCTGCGATTACCATCGGGTCGGTCTGGCGGCTTTCTTCGGACTTTCGTTGCATTCGTTGATCAACGGCCTGGCGCTCGGCTCGTCTCTGTTGATTCCGGGGCTCGGATTTGCCGTTTTCTTCGCCACGTTGGCTCACAAAGGACCGGAATCGTTTTCGTTGACCAGCCTTCTGATCCTCGGCCACCGGAGCAAGGCGCAGGTCTTAACGTATCTCGCCGTTTTTTCCGTTATGGTGCCGATCGGAACGGTCATCGCTCTGGTTGGATTGGAGCCGTTCGGCCAGAAGGTGATCGGCGCCGCGGTCGCGGTTTCCGCGGGGATTTTCCTTCAAATCGCGACGGGAGATCTTCTGCCGGAAATGCATCACAGCGGGGGGCATAGATTCGCCGGGCTCTTCCTCTTTTTGCTGGGCATCGGCCTCGCGATGGCCGGACATTGGATCGGCGGATAG
- a CDS encoding aminotransferase class IV: MGKLFSLDFEIVPPEKAVVSVMDRSFLYGDSVYEVVRTYRGSVPFLLDRHFQRLCRSAERIRLKVPFTLEKLRDHINQCISKASNSETYIRIVVSRGEDIRFDLAPGNHLRPQLVLLVDQIKTFPKSFYDPGIHVALVSVRRNLREALDPNIKSGNYMNNVLALMEARDRGADDAVMLNADGFVTEGTTSNVFIVQGGVVKTPKAEAGILEGISRGLLKEIMTQGGIRFEEADFNEKEFLAADEIFLTGTVKELMPVARVNGQEVGKGSPGPMTHRLMEVWREEVERRTR, translated from the coding sequence ATGGGAAAGCTGTTTAGCTTGGATTTCGAGATCGTTCCGCCGGAAAAAGCGGTGGTTTCCGTTATGGATCGGAGTTTCCTGTACGGCGACAGCGTGTATGAAGTTGTCCGGACGTACCGCGGCTCGGTTCCGTTTCTTCTGGATCGCCACTTTCAACGACTTTGCCGGTCGGCCGAGCGGATTCGTTTAAAGGTCCCGTTTACGTTGGAAAAGCTTCGCGATCACATCAACCAATGCATCAGCAAGGCGTCGAATTCCGAGACGTATATCCGGATTGTCGTCAGCCGGGGCGAAGATATTCGGTTCGACTTGGCACCCGGCAACCATCTCCGGCCGCAACTGGTTCTCTTGGTGGACCAGATCAAAACCTTTCCAAAAAGCTTTTACGATCCGGGGATCCACGTCGCGTTGGTTTCCGTTCGACGAAATTTACGCGAGGCGCTCGATCCGAACATCAAGTCGGGAAACTACATGAACAACGTGCTGGCCCTCATGGAAGCCCGCGACCGTGGCGCGGACGATGCGGTGATGCTGAACGCCGATGGTTTTGTAACGGAAGGCACCACCAGCAACGTTTTTATCGTGCAGGGCGGGGTCGTGAAGACACCGAAAGCGGAAGCGGGGATTTTGGAAGGGATTTCGAGAGGTCTTCTCAAGGAAATCATGACCCAAGGCGGCATCCGGTTTGAAGAAGCGGACTTTAACGAAAAGGAATTCTTGGCGGCCGATGAAATTTTTCTCACCGGTACGGTGAAAGAATTAATGCCGGTCGCCCGAGTAAACGGCCAAGAGGTCGGGAAAGGCTCGCCAGGGCCGATGACCCATCGGCTCATGGAAGTCTGGCGAGAAGAAGTGGAACGTCGAACGCGCTAG
- a CDS encoding DUF547 domain-containing protein: MRLIPFGTVFLTLFSLSAQALEQDGSASYAKLLHAIAAEDGVRWNKFGSAEKKWLDETMAWLKNAQPGAAEKNEQLAFWVNAHNVCVMKLISDHLPIDDVMKIQGFRDRLTCEIVGAPRTLIDLESGVIRPLFQDPRVHFILWWGVRGSPRLLAVPYDAKTIETHLSQGVERAIRNPNYVRIEKDAKKVTLSPIFDWYKYDFGPKDTDVLTFIRSRLPKGDAKHIPKKYSQVAFATFDWTLDQSKN; this comes from the coding sequence ATGAGACTTATTCCCTTTGGTACGGTGTTCCTGACTCTATTCTCGTTGAGCGCGCAAGCATTGGAGCAGGACGGTTCGGCTTCATACGCCAAGCTGCTCCACGCCATCGCTGCGGAGGATGGCGTGCGATGGAACAAATTCGGCTCCGCCGAAAAAAAGTGGCTCGATGAAACCATGGCGTGGCTCAAAAACGCCCAGCCGGGCGCCGCGGAAAAGAACGAGCAACTGGCGTTTTGGGTGAACGCTCACAACGTATGCGTCATGAAATTGATCAGCGATCACCTGCCGATCGACGACGTCATGAAGATTCAAGGATTCCGCGATCGCTTGACCTGTGAAATCGTGGGGGCTCCGCGCACGTTGATCGACCTCGAGAGCGGCGTCATTCGCCCGTTGTTTCAGGACCCCCGCGTACACTTCATTCTTTGGTGGGGAGTTCGGGGCTCCCCCCGCCTTCTTGCGGTTCCCTACGATGCTAAAACGATCGAGACCCATCTGAGCCAGGGGGTGGAACGGGCAATTCGAAATCCGAACTATGTCCGAATCGAAAAGGACGCCAAGAAAGTTACGCTTTCACCGATTTTCGACTGGTACAAATATGATTTTGGCCCAAAGGATACGGACGTCTTAACTTTTATTCGAAGCCGGCTCCCCAAGGGGGACGCCAAGCATATTCCCAAAAAATACTCGCAGGTCGCTTTCGCTACGTTTGATTGGACGTTGGATCAATCGAAAAACTAG
- a CDS encoding adenylate/guanylate cyclase domain-containing protein, which translates to MSQGKPKAAFLILEGRDAGRVISVKKLPFTIGRLLDNDLVLADEQVSRQHARLEMESGGLILADLRSRNGLFVNDRRIERTLLSVGDRVRIGSTVLVFQTDASKAREIMAESIPDSPAFALEEENEISHEEPTSVRHLSGLGAIESQTFQKAASQAAKLFFTALPPQDVASQLVDILFQAFSPDRVEVLWSAGEQLSIARSRKEGKRCPSFQMPDEMLKKAGRGAIAVRAAVPSPLRKSAEERSVLLAPLMADGEVKGWLYGDRSLEQTPFEGRDLETFQTMAWLASGVMERSTVLKENRKLKESISLMEKHLSPEVVRMLSAKGISIDESALAVDEREVTVLFSDIQGFTPLSERLKPNELAQLLNEYFQRMVDVIMVHHGTLNKFIGDAIMALFGAPESHGNDAANAVQAGFAMIETLKRFWEKIDERKRFNIRVGINTGRVVAGNIGSEKKMEYTVLGDAVNVASRLEGVSPPNVVTIGSRTAELVEGLFRLEKVSGVKVKGKSGEMEVFRVLGPATP; encoded by the coding sequence GTGAGCCAAGGAAAGCCAAAAGCGGCGTTTTTGATTCTTGAAGGGCGAGATGCCGGGCGCGTCATTTCGGTGAAAAAGCTTCCGTTCACGATTGGGCGCCTTCTGGACAACGATTTGGTATTGGCCGATGAGCAGGTGTCGCGTCAGCACGCCAGGCTGGAGATGGAATCGGGGGGGCTGATTTTGGCCGATCTCCGTAGCCGGAACGGACTCTTCGTGAACGACCGCCGAATCGAACGGACGCTTTTGAGTGTAGGGGACCGCGTTCGAATCGGATCAACCGTCCTGGTTTTTCAGACCGACGCCAGCAAGGCTCGCGAGATTATGGCCGAATCGATTCCCGATTCTCCCGCTTTCGCTTTGGAAGAGGAGAATGAAATCAGCCATGAAGAGCCGACGTCGGTTCGGCACCTGTCCGGATTGGGAGCGATCGAGAGTCAGACTTTCCAAAAAGCGGCCTCACAGGCCGCAAAGCTGTTTTTCACCGCGCTCCCTCCTCAGGATGTCGCCTCCCAGCTGGTGGACATTTTGTTCCAGGCGTTTTCTCCGGATCGCGTGGAAGTGCTGTGGTCGGCCGGAGAACAACTGTCCATCGCTCGTTCGCGGAAGGAAGGAAAGCGATGTCCCTCGTTCCAAATGCCCGACGAGATGCTGAAAAAAGCGGGTCGCGGAGCGATTGCGGTGCGGGCCGCCGTTCCGAGTCCATTGAGGAAAAGTGCGGAGGAACGATCCGTGCTGCTTGCGCCGCTGATGGCGGACGGCGAAGTCAAAGGATGGCTTTACGGGGATCGTTCGCTCGAACAGACGCCGTTTGAGGGGAGAGATCTTGAAACCTTTCAGACCATGGCGTGGCTTGCGAGCGGCGTCATGGAACGAAGCACGGTCCTCAAAGAAAACCGGAAGCTCAAAGAATCGATCTCGCTGATGGAGAAGCATCTTTCACCCGAGGTCGTCCGAATGCTTTCGGCCAAAGGGATCAGCATCGACGAGAGCGCTCTCGCCGTGGACGAACGCGAAGTCACCGTGCTTTTTTCGGACATTCAGGGGTTTACGCCGCTTTCGGAACGCCTCAAACCGAACGAACTCGCGCAGTTGTTGAACGAATATTTTCAGCGGATGGTCGATGTCATTATGGTCCACCATGGGACGCTCAATAAATTTATCGGCGACGCCATCATGGCGCTTTTCGGTGCCCCTGAAAGTCACGGCAACGACGCCGCCAACGCGGTTCAAGCGGGATTTGCGATGATCGAAACGCTCAAGCGTTTCTGGGAAAAGATCGACGAGAGGAAGCGTTTTAACATCCGTGTGGGAATCAATACCGGCCGCGTTGTGGCCGGAAACATCGGATCGGAAAAGAAAATGGAGTACACCGTTTTAGGCGATGCGGTGAACGTCGCATCCCGATTGGAGGGGGTCTCCCCTCCGAACGTCGTGACGATCGGGTCACGCACGGCGGAACTGGTGGAAGGACTCTTTAGGCTCGAAAAGGTCTCCGGTGTGAAAGTTAAAGGGAAGTCCGGCGAGATGGAAGTGTTCCGCGTCCTGGGCCCCGCTACGCCATAG